A part of Homoserinibacter sp. YIM 151385 genomic DNA contains:
- a CDS encoding AAA family ATPase, translating to MPVTQEQATWFADAFEKLVENVDKAILGKKDQIRLVLVAMLSNGHVLLEDYPGTGKTVLAKSIANTLDGTNSRIQFTPDLLPSDVTGVTIFDQSKGVFEFHPGPIFANVVLADEINRASPKTQSALLEVMEEGVVTVDGVGHKVGSPFVVIATQNPVEQAGTYKLPEAQLDRFLIKTSLGYPDDATSVTLLMDASNRARASRISPIIAADSVASMAELAADAFVDQSVMEYLNTIVSGTRAHADIVLGASMRGSLALARAAKTMALSKGRTYVTPDDIRELAVPVLAHRLIVDPEAEFQGAKAEDIVTSIVIGIEPPSYRAA from the coding sequence GTGCCCGTCACGCAGGAGCAGGCGACCTGGTTCGCCGACGCCTTCGAGAAGCTCGTCGAGAACGTCGACAAGGCGATCCTCGGCAAGAAGGACCAGATCCGACTCGTGCTCGTCGCGATGCTCTCGAACGGCCACGTGCTGCTCGAGGACTACCCGGGCACCGGCAAGACGGTCCTCGCGAAGTCGATCGCGAACACGCTCGACGGCACCAACTCGCGCATCCAGTTCACGCCCGACCTGCTGCCCTCGGACGTCACGGGCGTCACGATCTTCGACCAGTCGAAGGGCGTGTTCGAGTTCCACCCGGGGCCGATCTTCGCGAACGTCGTCCTCGCGGACGAGATCAACCGGGCGAGCCCGAAGACGCAGTCGGCGCTCCTCGAGGTCATGGAGGAGGGCGTCGTCACGGTCGACGGCGTCGGCCACAAGGTCGGCAGCCCCTTCGTCGTCATCGCGACGCAGAACCCGGTCGAGCAGGCGGGCACCTACAAGCTTCCCGAGGCGCAGCTCGACCGCTTCCTCATCAAGACCTCGCTCGGCTACCCCGACGACGCGACGAGCGTGACGCTCCTCATGGACGCCTCGAACCGCGCCCGCGCCTCGCGGATCTCGCCCATCATCGCCGCCGACTCGGTCGCGAGCATGGCCGAGCTCGCCGCCGACGCCTTCGTCGACCAGTCCGTCATGGAGTACCTCAACACGATCGTCTCGGGCACCCGCGCGCACGCCGACATCGTGCTCGGGGCGTCCATGCGCGGCTCCCTCGCGCTCGCCCGCGCCGCGAAGACCATGGCGCTCTCGAAGGGCCGCACCTACGTGACGCCCGACGACATCCGCGAGCTCGCCGTCCCGGTGCTCGCGCACCGCCTCATCGTCGACCCCGAGGCCGAGTTCCAGGGCGCGAAGGCGGAGGACATCGTCACCTCGATCGTCATCGGGATCGAGCCGCCCAGCTACCGCGCCGCATGA